CGGCGACAGCAGGACGAGGGCGAAAGTTGCGCCGACAATATCAAAGGCGCGCTTCATCAAAACTTCGAATGGACTGAGCGGCCGCCGCACCAGGCGGATGCTGGAAATCGGGCCGATCTTGTCGATCGCGGCGTCGGCGAATTTGTCAAGGACGCGCTCCGGCCCAAGATGAATCGAAGCCGGTATGCGCATGAAGGCGTCAACGCAGGCGTCGATCGCGCTCTGATCGCGCCAGGGCAGGAGAATGAACACGTCATCGGGCCGGAAGATGCGGGCGGAGGCGACCGCCAGCCGCAAATCGTCCTCGATCGTTTCCTGCCCGCGCAAAACCGCGGCGCCGACAATGTCCATCCCCAGTGACCAGGGCTTATAGCGTTCGGAAAACAGCGCGAGATCGGATTCATAGCCGACGAGAAAGGCACGGCGCGAAAAAATCGCGCCGGACTTCAGGGTCTTGCGCGCCAGTCCCGCCGTCCAGCGCCTCACGGCGAGGATTGTCAAGCCGCCGCCGCCGAAAAACAGCGCCGTCGCGCCGCGGGACATTTCGTCGCCGCTCTTGGTGACGAAAGCGTAAACCGACGCGGCAAGAAAGGCGAGAAGCCAATGTTCGAGCAGCGGCCGAATGTAATCGTCCTTGATCAGGACATTGTGGAAACGATAGGCGCCGCGCAAAAGCGTCGGCCCGATATAAAGGCCGGCGATCAGCAGGGCGAGGTTGACCGCGCGGCCAGCCGGCGCATCGTAGCCGTAAGCGAGCCAATGATAGATCTTCGTCGCCAGCACGGCGGCAGCGACGATCGCAACGGCGTCGAACAGGGCGACGAAAGCCGTGAAACCGACGCGCATGGCCACGGCGCTTCTGGGACGCATGCTGTCGATACGGCTCGCGCCACCCCGGCCCGACCAGCGGCGCGACGGGCCCGCGGGCAAATCGTGCGCGCCGGCGCGCGGCTTGACGCGTGATTGGGACATGCGGTGTTCCAATTTGGCGCGATCGTGTTCTGGATTGACCATTTTTGGTCCTTGCATCATCAGAAGATGCAAGCGGAAGTCCAACAAAGAAAGAAAGCCGGTTAAATTACGCATCCGATCAAGTCAG
This genomic interval from Candidatus Rhodoblastus alkanivorans contains the following:
- a CDS encoding exopolysaccharide biosynthesis polyprenyl glycosylphosphotransferase translates to MSQSRVKPRAGAHDLPAGPSRRWSGRGGASRIDSMRPRSAVAMRVGFTAFVALFDAVAIVAAAVLATKIYHWLAYGYDAPAGRAVNLALLIAGLYIGPTLLRGAYRFHNVLIKDDYIRPLLEHWLLAFLAASVYAFVTKSGDEMSRGATALFFGGGGLTILAVRRWTAGLARKTLKSGAIFSRRAFLVGYESDLALFSERYKPWSLGMDIVGAAVLRGQETIEDDLRLAVASARIFRPDDVFILLPWRDQSAIDACVDAFMRIPASIHLGPERVLDKFADAAIDKIGPISSIRLVRRPLSPFEVLMKRAFDIVGATFALVLLSPLVLIVASAIKIDSRGPVFFRQRRYGFNQEPFHIFKFRSMNLMEDHAGVRQATRGDARVTRVGRFIRRTNIDELPQLINVLLGQMSLVGPRPHIMAHDHLFGRAIALAARRHNVRPGITGWAQVHGFRGELDSDEKLRGRIEHDLYYIDNWSPWLDVRILALTLFSSKAYRNAY